In Lycium ferocissimum isolate CSIRO_LF1 chromosome 7, AGI_CSIRO_Lferr_CH_V1, whole genome shotgun sequence, the sequence aaacaaattatgcatatttagatgttgaaaaaaaataattttaatcattcTGTTCAGATCCagagacaacatcttaaacATTTAAATGTGTATTCAGATTCATACGtcttaatttttatgaaaacaaatgaggccttagtaGTAGCCCAGTTGATTAGATATTAAAATTTTCGCTTTATCGATAAAAGTTTGATTACCTTTTCCCATTTTTCCTTCCCCCAAGAATTTACAAATTAAAACCgtaaggaaaaagaaagtgtTTAAGTACTAAAAGAATGAATGCTTACATCTTTTACCAAGTGTTTTCATGTAGTTATTCTCATGCTAGCAAGTAATAATATTTTTAGAAGTATTAGTTTGTTTTATGTATCTGcttaaaagaaaaaggttaTTTTCGACAGAGCAAAGTGGtcaatttattgttttaaaagttTGGTTACTCAATGCATAGTAGACCATATTTGATAAGGTAATAAGTTCCTTTTCTAAGCTATACTTGTGTATTTTGTGGTAGGTGGTttatcttcttttccttttttctaaaAACTCTTGGGGGATTGAAGTTTCTTGGTAAATCTTGTCTTGAGGAGTAGGTGGGAGTCTTTTTGTTTGAAGTCTTAACCCCACAAATGAGCAAACTATAGTGAAATTACGTTTGTAACATTTATATTTACAATAAGTTCTGTATTACATTAGGGGAGGAGGAGGGGAAACGGGAGGGGGAAACGGAAAGGGAATATTGCGCTATTGATGAAATTTGAACCCTCAACCTTAGCTATGAAAGATAGAGAGCTCGCTCAGAATCCTAGGTCCTACATTTTGACCttgaaaatcaaattatttttctctcctttgtGTTATGCTTCAATCTGTGCTTAATACTATTTATTTCTTCAACCACACGTAAAAAGTAGTAGGTACAAGCAAGAAATTGCCAAAGAAAAGTAGGGTACCATAAGACAATTGAATTTTTGGCCCGTTTAACAAAATCTTTACAAAAAAGGTTTATGTTGCGGCATAAGTTCAAATTATAATATTTAGATAAGTTAGCTTTATTTATGAGACAAGGGTTTGGAATATTTCAAGAAGTTACAAACAAAGAATATAGAGTATCGTGCTACCCAATGGATAGGAGCTTCAATTATACTGACTTGTAAACAATTGACTGACACATACAGCTTTTGTCTACAAGGCAGAACCTGTGATCATAGTGTAGGTTCACTGTATTGAAATATCCCTTACTCCTTTCTCATAAGCAAAACTAACTTATACTTACGACTTATGTATGTTAGGTAAAAGAGcttattttttacaaaattttcaAGATCACCACTAGAGATCATTCTTGCAAATCCCCACGTACAAGTCATTGCGCTTGTTTCGTAGACATAAAAGCAGATACCCTAATTCATCGAATAAATGAAACGCGGAATTGAATTAATCTAGTAAAGTGAATAACTCAGCTTTCATATAAAATTGCTAGGAGAAACACTACATTTTTTCATAAAACATTTTACTCCTTATAGCTTgtatcttgtttggatggttgttacctattgtattgtgttgtttgtttaaatacaatgcttgttttgattgttatttaaattttatcgtatcgtatcattaAATCTATTATTACGTAACGACCAAAAGTCCCATTTTGTGCAACAACCGATTTGGTGTGATCGTGTCGTTACcttattcttttttctcattttgtctttaattactttttatttttattttttataatcatattttatcattTACCCTACCTTTTTATAGTAGCTCTACCCCGTACCCTATCTCTTTCTAGATTTATCGTTCAAATTGCTGATCTGTGACATCATGTAACGACGGAAAGGATACAATCTATCCAAATATTGTATTCATTAAAACAATACAATACgatacaatacaacacataCAATATACATTATGAAATAATATGTAATAACCATCCAAATAGAGTTAGTAATATAGTTGCAACGCCCTTGCACTCATTTAGGGAAAAGAGTACCCTTGATTTCCTAATTAAGTCACTTGTAACCTCAATTCCtatttaattacatatttttacACTTAgagacataaaaaataataattttgtatCCATTTTTGTGTGCCCCTGACTCTTTCATCGATTAACAATTTCCTGATTGATCTTATGACATTTCCAtttcagattaaaaaaaaacaggTAACTAAAAGGAGCTTTAAACAAGTTGTATCTACATTTTAAAGTTTGAAACTTTTCCATCTAATTTTTTGCGGAGTAACCATTCTCATCGAAACTGAACTTGGACCGATGATGCTCCAAAAGAATGGTAATAACGCACATCCCATCTAGAATAGTATTAAGCACACGATAAACTATACAGTATGATTAAAGTTTGGATAATAAGACCTCATTGCAGGGTTGCTCCGAGTACTATCCCATTTGCATAGGAGTTTTTAAGCTCTATATACCAACTAAAATTGAGATAATAAGCATGCACGCACACGATATttttgtgctttttttttttttttggttggatatatatatatatatatatatatatatatatatatatatatatatatatatatatatatcccattTGCATAGGAGTTTTTAAGCTCTATACACCAACTAAAATTGAGATAATAAGCATGCACACGATATTTttgtgctctttttttttttttttttttttttggtaactaaaagatatatatatatatatatatatatatatatatatatatatatatatatatatatatatatgtgctcTTTATACTCTCTTTAGGGTAATATTTGATTGTTCATTTTGGACTGTAGATGGGGGTCAATGTACTGAATGTGTGTCGCATTTGATATTGTGTTATAGCCTGTTTGAAGAAGCAATGAATCAGGCaaaaaacggaaaaaaaaaaaaaaaaaaaacacaacatCTTGATCGGGTTCATTTGGAGGAGTCGGATAACCAAATTTAATCAACTGGAAATGCTATGCATATTCAAGCACGAAGGTCAAAATAAATCAATTGGTTGACTACTTGAACTTTCatcttgttggtgagggttcgattcCGCACCCTGTAATCCCCTTCTCATTTCCTCTTCCCCTACCCccaattttaatattaaaaaaaaaaaaatgatccgTTAGGACTTGGGAGCATGGCAGAACTTTAGTACTTTTCTCTAAATTGAATGTTTTGTCATCAATATAAGGAAAAGACTCTGACAAATTTCCACATAACTTTTCACATAGAAATTGGTTTAATCAGAATGTTTATGTTTTTGTGCACGATTAGAGTGCTCAATTGTCATGTTCTTTCTTTTCCTATCAATTTTAACAGTCCCTTCACTCACTTTTACAAGTCATTTTTAGCATATCATGaagagaaaaacatttttttttcatgtttcacCCTTAGCATTACTTATTCCCCAAATCAAATTCCATATTTTGCAGGAATCCTAGTTCCATTTTCTTACCAAAGCTGGAGACTTAAATTACTACTGTAATTTAGAACTTTAAACAaggtttgaatttattttggaGGAACATCAATGATATTCTTACCAAATTTAAATACTTTCCTAAAATCTATCCTTTAACTTTGATTAGATTATTTTAATCTAGACctctaaaatttaaattcttcaAGTGTCAGACTGTCCAAAAAAAAAGATTGGTCACATTCTATTTGCTGTGTATCGAAGAAGAAACTGTTATTTCCTCAAGCTCTTTCACATCAAAAGGGAAGCAAAAGGAAATTATCACATTTATCTTGATCCTTTTCTGCCATTTTGTTCCTTTGATAAGAGTACTGATTTCGATGATTAGCCAAGGACAACCAACATAAGTACTGTTGTATTAACCTTTTTTGTCCCTGCATACGACAATATACGGTAAGCAAAGGCCAACTTGCAATTATTACTATTCGCGCTAGAAATAAAAGTGATTACTTCAGTGTAACTgtttttttatatctttttttgtttctctttaattttttttttatatatatgtaataaattttattgtttttgtGATCAGGAGTGATGAGGTTGGAGATTGAAAGATTGAAGATGTATCTGTGCTGCAAAGGTTCAAGACTTCGTAGGCGTTTGGCAatgaaaactaaatatttttcattttatttggaattttggagttggagttgcgtttgattatagtttttgtgaagaatatttggttgtttgaatgtattgaaagtaaaaaaagtgaaaacaaggttttagttgttttctaaattccaaatacaacttcaagttgtatttgaaaatttcatggccaaacgctaatttccaaataaagtgaaataattttcctgaaaaaaataaaaaattctcatggccaaacgggcccttaaTCGAGCATAAGTGGAGTTAGATTCTCATAGTGAGGTGGTTAAAGTTAGCATAAGCGCTATAATAAAGTCGAAGTGTCCCATTTTGTTGATATATGCAGTTAATTAGACGCaatgaatttttataaatgAGACACAAATGAATATAGGCTTGGCGATGAAGAATATATTATGAACTCCGTTTCATATTACTTGaccactttttccttttttttttttagacgccctctaagaaatcataaataaaagatttatttaagtattttaccatcttacccctatctctctccaataaatacattcgaatcaatattgactattttaaaaaaacatttaatactaagggtaagatgagaaatatttaattaattttaacttggttttataaatgaacaagtaatttgggacatatatttttagtaatgtgaccaaataatatgagacagagggagtaattaatATCTTTATTGAAGTTAATTAAACCCTTTAGTTTAATTTCATTGAGGAGGAATGAGTTGGGTGAaggtttaattaaataaatttatgcACCTAATTAACTAGTACAAGACTCATAACCATAAACTCCAATCATATTCCCAAGATTAATGAAGTGCTAATTGCGAGCGTACTAGCTCCTCCGCAAATATATCATAGACAAACGACTAATGTGCAGCAGCAAAGTTTGGTCTTAGTGGTAGTTTGACAGGGTGTATAAGAATAATACTGTACATGATTTATTAGTAATGCTAAGATTAGTTATAAAAGGGAATTATCCActatttggtttggtgtatgaAGGGCAAGTCTGACTTTAACCATACTTATCCACGTATTGATAATCCATGTATTGTCAATCCCATGGTTTGctatgcataactaatacatgtattaaGAGTGTATAATATAACCAAtacatgtattattttctctaatacTCCCttcggataaaaaagagtgtccacttagtcatttgcacacccattaagaaaatactaactcctagataaaaataagtaatttgactaaactacctctaattaaataggtattgagatttgatcacataacacttaataggggcaaatctgaaaaaataagctaaggttaattctttcttgatttgataagtggacaatCTTTTTaactcaagaaaaaaaggctaagtgaacactcttttttatccggagaGAGTACATCCTACCAAACGACCGCTAAATAATGGttataattaattattagtaGTTGAAATGCTATCAACTTTGGTGTCAAATATACCACGTTTAAAAAGACAGCAATAAACTAAAAACGACACTTTGGCAATACACAAAGGACTGAAAGTAGTTGTTAACGTAAAACAAACGGATTAATTAGTTGTTCTTTTACTGAATTTAGGAAATAATTGGAAGTGCTAAAAAGGTTGTTTGGCTTAATTTTGAAAAGGTTATATCTAAATTGGTGTAGTAATAAATGATGAAAGATGTGTAGGGAGTAGGGACCAAAAACAGAAAGGATGGAGCAAAAAGGCCCCTTACGAAGGGACTTTGTTGACCCAAGAAATTAATTTACTTGAATTCACTTGACTGTTTTGTTAGCTATATTCCAAACTTGTTGGCCCATACTATACTTCCACTTTCTTTGCTTATAAATCCACACTTCAAATTCCCAGACTCTCATGTTATCCCATGTTTAATTTTAGTATTACACTTTTACTGAAGTAGATTCATAGCCATTGCATGTTTCCCAcgtaagaaaaacaaaaaatatccCCCCTAACCCTATATTATAAGGTTCTGCCTTTTCACTATAAATTCCTAGTTTCAgttctcattttctcttcatTCTGCTgccttcttttgtttttcttggaACAATGGACCCAAAACAGCAATCTTCTGTCAGAGATGAATCCTCAGTTACAATGACTGAATCCGAGGTGCATTTTcacatatatttatctttttacgTTTTCCTATGATTTCGTGTTTGTGATTTTATATAGATTCTGTTGCATATGATTCATTTGTTTAATTCTTCTTCTACTATCCTTGCAATACTTTAAGTAGAactctatatatatgtgcgtgAAAAATTAAACAAGTATCGCTAGAACAAGTAGATATACATTTCAAAATTCAGTGTCTTAACTCAGAATCCACAACGTTTCAACTTTGAATTTGTTGCTAGCAAAAAGAATGCATAGGACACAGATTTCTGCAGATACACCATTGTAGTTGATTTGATTGATTTCatctgaaaaataaataaatgaaataataaaaacagCCGAAAGGTTTTGGGTATGATAGAGCCTGGGAGCTGAATGTTTTGTTGTGAATATGATTGTTTAACATGAACAATTAATGGTAATCATCGTCCATCATTGTATTGTCACTTGTTTATGTGACCAAAAAGGTTACATATATTAATTCATATATATGAGTCTGAAGCCGCCTAATTAATCAATCAGCCAAacgaagaaaaataaaataagaggcATGCTTAATTAGCCTCACTAACAaatgaacttttaactttttctttctttcttttttggaaaaaataaacaaaaatcttctttctctcaattaaTGCATGCTTTCTTCTCGTGCATCATGCAAATGAAAACTTCAGAAAGATAATGATGGATTCCACCTACCTTATTTTCACTCAATCTCCTGTAATATAATGTTCATGGATAAATTGTTTTCTCTTTCACTCTTCATatcagttgtgtatatatttaaataaataaaagcatGTCTGAaccataattatttttaaaagtactCTTAACTATTTTTAAAAGTACTCTGTGTATATCTAATAAATCCAAAATTACAAATACAAGTGAGTGCTTATTTTTGCTGGAGAGCACACTGAATGGTGATTTCACCTAATCCTTTCATGCATACGTTTTTTGTGGTAGTACACTCTGTTTTGTTAGCTTCGAAACAActtatcattttcttttatttgtttgatATCTTTTCAACTCCTTCTTTTTCAATCTTAAATCCGTGAAGTCCTTTCCAACTTAGGAAGCATATCACCTTATATTCTTTTGCTATTTATACTTCAATGCCactttttcattctttccaTTTCTCTGtcgatatatatacacacacacatatatgacATACGAGGTTAATTAGGGGTAGGGAAAGCGTATGATTTGGGGAATATGGACTTTGCACCTATATGTGCAAGGTTTGGCTGTTGTAAGATaaatatgattacttcaccatTAATAAGAGATTTCGAATTCAAATTACGGGAATGAAAAACAATTTGGCAGAGAAAACTTGTTCTTTTAATAGGCCTACGCAGACGGGAATTCAGATTCATTGGTCCAGTTACAAATGATGAATGATTATACAAAAAGACTATATACTTCTAAGATTAGCTGAATATAATACAAGCTTAGCTTTTTTCTCATTCAGAATGGATTATCCAATGCAACATATCTAGTTGCTGTTAAGATTTGCATTTTGATTCCGCTCAtaacaaaattttcttttggaaaaagAAACTAATTGCTAATAGCCACCTTAGCATTATGTACTTTCTcaacttttatttaaatttcatGATTACCTCAATTTTATCGTGTCTAGTTGTCAATATCCAAATCAGACATAATCCTTAAAAAGTTATCCCTCTTTTTGACtcaaacttttcaaaaactgTTTTACTAGAATCTGAACCAATGAGAAGGCAGAATTATCCCCTTTATGGTCCACTCAATATTAAATTATTCTTATCTAAGTAAGTCAAAGTTAATTCAAGTACCAGGTCCGGATCTCCTGCGGGAATGATTTGAAAGATTCAAAACTAAAAATAGTGGTATTTGCTAGCAACAACATAATGGAGGTAGTCACTCAATATATATTGATCCGAAATCTGACTCAAATCCAATATAGTACCTATGGGTACATacaacctttttttctttttattgtttttacatttttttctttttattgttttttttttttttttttttttttgggtggggttggggagaaaagaaaggaagcaTGCTTATATATAATGTGAAACCTCATCATATTTGATGTTAGGATAtaatatttgaaatccaatatCTTTTTTATGGATGGCCAACAGGAAGGGAAAAAGAGACTTTTGGATTGTTGTACAAAAGATGGATCAACAGACAGGCATGGGAAACCAGCAATCAAGGCAAAAACTGGTGGATGGAAAACTGGAGCTCTTTTATTAGGTCTACTAATTATACTCTCATTGGCATACTCCCCCTGCCAGAACACTTTCCATTTAAGCACTTATTCATATGTTCCAATTATATTTCCAATATTCAGGAAACAAAGAATAAAAGTAATACACTTATTTATATAAAGGATAAAGGAAGAGATTAAGTAACTAATGACTAGTGTCACTGCATGGTCAACTAGGTGCGACTCTTTTAATTAGTTGTTTCTTAGTTGGTGAGGATATTTAGATTAATTTCAATTTGAATAGCTTAAATTAGATCAAGCTAGCCATTTGAAGAGAGTGGTTTGACCCATAAAAGTAAGGAAACAATCTTATTAGACCGTTGagattaaaacaaaaatatgttccattcaagaaaaaaaaattgaaccacaTGCATGGCTATCGTCTTAGAAGGGCTTAAGTTATATACACCGATAATATAAAGAATttttacggtccatataatgTTGACATGTCATACCAGATTATTTACTCTATTTCGAGGTTAGAAACTCTTATTTGTCATAAACAATTACTATATGTTATTGCATGTAACTTATGACTATCAGTGCACAAAACTTAAACACTTTCAGGTAGGGTAGAGAACGGACTCACCTTGGATTCAAAACATACATCTAGAAAAAGAACGAAAATGAGGAGTTGATGTATGGCAATGTCACAACATACAACAGAAGTAAGAAACAGGAAAACCTGGACAAACTCATGATTTTCCAAGTTTTAGGACCTCCTAGTTATAACATAAATTTACAAATTGCATAATCGACAAGCTGAAAGTCACTGAATTACTGTAACTCTTTATGATAATGTGTTATCTTTCTGTTCTTTGATCGATGCAGTCAGTGAAGGATTGGCTGCAGTTGCATTTACTGGAGTGGAAGTGAACATGGTTCTTTTCTCAAAGACTGTCCTAAGGCAGTCAAATGCTGAAGCAGCAACCATGTTCAGCAAATGGATGGGAACtctttatattttctctttACTTGGAGCTTTCCTAAGTGATTCCTATCTTGGAAGATACCTCACTTCCGTTGTCTTTCTAGCTGTTATGAATGTTGTAAGTTAGCTTTGTCCATATACCCCTCTGGCCCCACAATCCATTTTTGCATATAATTGAAGTTTCTGAACAGTGAGGATTCATGTAGCCGACCCTCAACTTGTTTTTTGCAGGGTTTGGTGGTATTGTCTCTGTTAACTCAAGCATTTATGCTTGAACCTGAAGGCTGTGGCAAGTTAGGAGAGCTATGTAAACCTCAATCACAAGTCGAGGTTACGATGTTCTATTTATCGATATACTTGCTAGCTCTTGGGAGTGGCTCTATAGAACCAGCACTAGCAACATTAGGAGCTGATCAATTTGATGAAGAGGATCCAGAAGAAAGTCGTTCCAAGACGAAATTCTTTAGCTATTTCTATGTCGCTCTAAACCTTGGATCATTGATTGCAGAGACACTTCTGGTTTATATGGAAAACATGGGAAGATGGGTTCATGCCTTCTGGATTTCTACAGCTTGTGGCTTTGTTGCTTTGCTCTCAATCATCAGCGGTGCCCCTAGATACCGCCATATTAGACCTAGTTCCAACCCCATCTCCAGGTTCTCTCAGGTAATTATCGCGTCTATCAGGAAAACAAAGCTTACAGTTCCTACAAATGGAGAGGGATTATATGAAGCTCTTGGAAGACATGAAAAAGACAGCACCAGAAGAATCTCACATACAGATGACTTCCAGTAAGCTTAGCATTCCCTTTTTTGTTCTCCATACTTTGATTAATTTTATCAATTCAAACATACGACCATTCTTGTAACTTCTATGAATAGGTTTCTTGACCGAGCTGCAGTTGTAACCCCATCAGACATGCTGATACTACCTGATAAAAGTGAAACTCCTAACCGATGGAGGCTCTGTACTGTGACACAAGTTGAAGAAGTCAAATGTGTGCTCAGGCTACTACCAATATGGTTCTGCACAATTTTGGCTTCCATTGTCTTTGTGCAAGTGCTTTCTCTCTTTGTTGAGCAAGGATCTGCAATGAACACAAGCACGATGATCTCGGGCTTTCACATTCCACCAGCTAGCATGACAGCATTTGACATCATAAGCACATCCACCTTCATCATTTGCTACGAGAAGGTCTTGATTCCTCTGTATGTGAAACTAACCAAGAGTAAGCCAAAGCTCCCGAGCGAGCTACAAAGAATAGGGATAGGATTGGTCATTTCAACAGTAGCTATGGTGATTGCAGGCTTGGTTGAGCAACACAGGCTGAGGTTTGCCAATGAAGGAGGGGAAGAGACAAGTTCTTTGAGTATTTTCTGGCAAACTCCACAATATGTGCTTGTAGGAGTAGGGGAAGCATTCATCTATGTCGCTCAATGGGAATTCTTTGCATCACAAATTCCCGATAGTCTGAAGACCATGGGGCTTGGCTTGTCCATGTCTTCCTCAGCATTAGGTAGCTACTTGTGCAGCATCATACTAAGTGTGGTAATGAAAATCACAACAAGGCATGGAAAGCCAGGTTGGGTACCTGCAAATTTAAACGACGGGCATTTGGATAGATTCTTCTTCCTTTCAGCTGCTTTGACTGCACTAGATCTTGTACTATTCGTAATGTGCGCTAAGAGGTATAAGTCTATAGCACTAGAAAAACGAGAGGTAGGACAGGAGATGGAGCCCACAGCTTGAACTAATGAAAATTGTAACAACTCCACAACAATTGTTTAGGAAGTGAACACAAAAAATCAAGTGGACATTGTGGAGACTCAAGAGGAAAGAGAACTTCAATAGAAAGCATGCTTTACtgaattttttatgttttatgacaATCTTGGtattaacaaaaatcaaaaaaccTCCTTGCAATCTTGATTTTGCTTATAATGCTTCATGGATCATATTGATGAGAGAGACCAGGCACGTTTTCATGCTTTGGCAGAGTTCAGTCTCCAACTCAAAACTCATAGTAACAAGACTTGAAATCTTTCAAACATTGGAACAGACATTAATTCCACTGACTTCCCCTTGCAGGTCTGTAGCAGTACATTTGTATCATAGTCATACCTATATCAAGTTAATGACTTTCATAAAGCTACTGGAGTTTTCCTTCATAATGTTTGGTTGTAGTTACATAGTTAATTGAAGAGTAGCAGATTTAGACAATATTCAGACTAAGCTATAACACATATTACTATAGGTCAACCAGTTAAATAACTCGCCTCAAAAGGAAATGTTTTAAAATGCAAAAGTGGGACTATGTAGGGGCAATGCAGCCTCTAAACGTTCCGAGATGACCATGGAGCGCAGTGTCTCATGGATTAACATCTCGATAATACAGTTTCCCCATGCAACTTTATGACACCGGTTATCCGCCCTGCAGCCTCAAGAATGCCTTGTGCACACTTTTGCTGTTTTGCATCTTGAATTCTTCGGGCCTGTATGCCcccaaatattttctttttaaagttcTCTATAAGTAATTGAAAATACTAAACCTATTTTTGCtctaaagttattaatttttatgATGTGCATACAATATTATTGCCTAGATAGTTAAATCAATTTCTGAACAACTATTGTTTTGAATTATTACAATGTTTAATGCatgtttttaatattttaatcttttttctcgatttctattttttaaagtaTCAATATTAGAGTCACGGGTTTACTACTTACACCCATGCTCCGGGGAAAATGTCTTGCCCCATAGGAAAAGCTTTGTCCTACAGCCGTGCTTTTAAAACACTACTAGTATGTCGAATCATGTATGTAATACATAACTTTGTAAAATAGTATTATTACTGTTTGAGTAAATAATTATAACTGAAAGAAAAAGTACAAATCATCTAAACCTATGAAGATGAACAATCAATGTTTAAGATACATGTGATTATTTTAAGTGTATCTCACCTTATAATTTCTTAATAGAGAATATTCCCAGTATATGTTCCTTTCATCAGTTTCGATTGCTCTGTCATGACCAAAATTCTTGTTATTCGCGTTTATATTCCTACTGAAAGTGTAATAAAAAGTTGGTGCTTCATCTATTGTCATTGCAAAAcataaagaaacaagaaattgtcTTTAAACAAATTTGAACAGATATCCTTCGTTACAAACAAACACCAAACTTTGCAAATAGATAATCAATTTATATTATAACGAATAGTAATTCCATTACGAATAAAACTTATCCATATAcagaatatttttttatttctcaccCGGTGTCCGATACTCACATTGGAGACTGACTAAATCCCAATTCGCGCTAAGAGTCCCGCATTtgggtgggggggtggggggataAATCGCTTCCTAATCAAGGGAACTTGAATCCGAGACCTCTGATTAAGGATGAAGAA encodes:
- the LOC132062639 gene encoding protein NRT1/ PTR FAMILY 7.3-like gives rise to the protein MDPKQQSSVRDESSVTMTESEEGKKRLLDCCTKDGSTDRHGKPAIKAKTGGWKTGALLLVSEGLAAVAFTGVEVNMVLFSKTVLRQSNAEAATMFSKWMGTLYIFSLLGAFLSDSYLGRYLTSVVFLAVMNVGLVVLSLLTQAFMLEPEGCGKLGELCKPQSQVEVTMFYLSIYLLALGSGSIEPALATLGADQFDEEDPEESRSKTKFFSYFYVALNLGSLIAETLLVYMENMGRWVHAFWISTACGFVALLSIISGAPRYRHIRPSSNPISRFSQVIIASIRKTKLTVPTNGEGLYEALGRHEKDSTRRISHTDDFQFLDRAAVVTPSDMLILPDKSETPNRWRLCTVTQVEEVKCVLRLLPIWFCTILASIVFVQVLSLFVEQGSAMNTSTMISGFHIPPASMTAFDIISTSTFIICYEKVLIPLYVKLTKSKPKLPSELQRIGIGLVISTVAMVIAGLVEQHRLRFANEGGEETSSLSIFWQTPQYVLVGVGEAFIYVAQWEFFASQIPDSLKTMGLGLSMSSSALGSYLCSIILSVVMKITTRHGKPGWVPANLNDGHLDRFFFLSAALTALDLVLFVMCAKRYKSIALEKREVGQEMEPTA